One Meles meles chromosome 13, mMelMel3.1 paternal haplotype, whole genome shotgun sequence DNA segment encodes these proteins:
- the ATP5MK gene encoding ATP synthase membrane subunit K, mitochondrial, translating into MAGPEADAQFHFTGIKKYFNSYTLTGRMNCVLATYGGIALMILYFKLRSKKTPAVKAT; encoded by the exons ATGGCAGGTCCAGAAGCTGATGCCCAATTCCATTTCACTGGtatcaaaaaatatttcaacTCTTATACTCTCACAGGTAGAATGAAT tgtgtACTGGCCACATATGGAGGCATTGCTTTGATGATCTTATACTTCAAGTTAAGGTCTAAAAAAACACCAGCTGTGAAAGCAACATAA